A genomic stretch from Pempheris klunzingeri isolate RE-2024b chromosome 23, fPemKlu1.hap1, whole genome shotgun sequence includes:
- the trappc14 gene encoding trafficking protein particle complex subunit 14 yields the protein MESQCEYFLYFPAAAFSTLSDPAEYTTLPRRKHVYLGETVQCLLVLRARSGDSSGALPWRDLVASMSALANACVAESRQERPGDDQAELQSSGSSSSSSSGDGVEEEPGKRECGVGRGEDSSRAFTRCSPVVTHSSSAGDGRQSGRQPVKSALVLDDQVVFCLTVSLDKLPVNTLKAKIVVTVWTQEEDKVEVREHGYRTLLQLRSPAHTFRHDLSTFKAQVSTILNVLPPPSVQCQQMTVSGKHLTVVKVLNFGTQEEVCVRDVRILPNYNSSYLPIMPDGSVLIVDNVCHQSAELTMASFCRIDSESSRLPSTLSALEEQNFMFQLQLQDKAEEDSSEGLEVPLVAVLQWYTPTLPFTRYISSRYSLPSIRLDRPRLVMTASCPRAVRPLEHFLVKYTLLNNLQDFLAVRLIWNSESHRGCQQDTRVWAVVCQSPLNFLGQCRKGSTLSFTVAFQILKTGLFELSQHMKLKLQFTASVSSPSVEPQSPLTDSASSASPAVRGQLERHSLGRSQSFSHQHQSRPHHVRSGSAMERWAVSPPVGSPVGRVLSLPPDHTHISLEKIAKRECKVLVLESTQEAHSR from the exons ATGGAGTCACAATGCGAGTATTTCTTGTATTTCCCTGCCGCCGCATTTTCGACTCTGTCTGACCCGGCGGAGTACACAACTCTTCCGCGGCGAAAGCACGTCTACCTCGGAGAGACCGTGCAGTGCCTGCTGGTCCTGCGGGCTCGCAGCGGTGACAGCTCCGGTGCTCTGCCCTGGAGGGACCTGGTGGCTTCCATGTCTGCTCTGGCCAATGCCTGCGTGGCCGAGAGCCGGCAGGAGAGACCCGGCGACGACCAGGCAGAGCTCcagagcagcggcagcagcagcagcagcagcagcggggaCGGTGTGGAAGAAGAGCCCGGTAAGAGGGAGTGTGGAGTcggaagaggagaggacagcagCCGGGCTTTCACACGGTGCAGCCCGGTGGTCACTCACAGCAGCTCGGCCGGTGATGGGCGACAGAGCGGGAGGCAGCCGGTAAAG TCTGCGCTGGTGTTGGATGACCAGGTCGtcttctgtctcactgtctctttgGACAAGCTGCCAGTCAACACACTCAAAGCCAAG ATCGTAGTGACTGtgtggacacaggaggaggacaaagtGGAGGTGAGAGAACATGGCTACCGGACTCTTCTGCAGCTCAGGAGTCCAGCACACACCTTCAGACATGATCTCAGCACTTTCAAGGCACAGG TCAGCACCATCCTGAATGTTCTTCCACCTCCCAGCGTCCAGTGTCAGCAGATGACCGTCTCTGGAAAACACCTGACTGTAGTCAAAG TGTTAAACTTTGGCACtcaggaggaggtgtgtgtcagagacGTGAGGATCCTTCCTAACTATAACTCGTCCTACCTCCCAATAATGCCGGATGGTTCGGTTCTCATCGTCGACAATGTCTG CCACCAATCAGCTGAGCTCACCATGGCTTCATTCTGTCGGATAGACAGTGAGTCATCACGTTTACCCAGCACTCTCAGTGCACTGGAGGAACAGAACTTCATGTTCCAGCTGCAGCTACAAGACAAAGCAGAGGAGGACTCCAGTGAG GGTTTGGAAGTCCCGTTGGTGGCTGTGTTACAATGGTACACTCCAACGTTGCCCTTCACAAG ATACATCTCAAGCCGTTACTCATTGCCCAGCATCCGCTTGGATCGGCCTCGGCTGGTGATGACAGCTTCCTGTCCCAGAGCTGTCAGGCCTTTGGAGCACTTCTTGGTAAAATACACCCTGCTGAACAACTTGCAGGACTTCCTGGCCGTCCGTCTGATCTGGAATTCTGAGT CTCATAGAGGATGTCAGCAGGACACCAGGGTGTGGGCGGTGGTGTGCCAGTCTCCCCTCAACTTCCTGGGACAGTGTAGGAAGGGCTCCACCCTGTCCTTCACTGTGGCCTTCCAGATCCTGAAGACGGGACTTTTTGAG CTGAGCCAGCACATGAAGCTAAAGCTCCAGTTCACAGCCTCGGTGTCCTCTCCTTCCGTGGAGCCGCAGTCACCACTGACGGACTCTGCATCATCAGCTAGCCCTGCAGTCAGAGGGCAGCTGGAGAGACACAGTCTGGGCCGGTCTCAGAGCTTCTCCCACCAGCACCAGTCCAGGCCGCACCACGTCAG GTCAGGCAGTGCAATGGAGCGTTGGGCCGTCAGCCCTCCTGTTGGATCTCCAGTGGGCAGAGTCCTCTCCCTGCCtcctgaccacacacacatttcactggAGAAAATTGCCAAGAGAGAGTGCAAGGTGTTAGTGTTGGAATCAACCCAAGAGGCACACAGCAG aTGA
- the gal3st4 gene encoding galactose-3-O-sulfotransferase 4 — translation MLFRRRARMLRWLVCGRLGPVWMWKALLLFVAIAFAGQLLGVIFNKSSVQPAAHSIFSSPDAQGPSLGSCQPHTHIMFLKTHKTASSTVLNMLYRYGEEHDLRFALPLGYQLGYPLPFNAHRVKGYRGPRAVEFHIMGNHMRFNKLEVEKVMPADTFYFSIIRDPVALAESSFAYYKEVAPAFRKAKGLGDFADDPKKYYDPRLRNNHYARNLLWFDFGMDHNANFSLALAQRGKAMIHRAFKLILVSEYFDQSMILLRHALCWPLDAVVSFSLNARQQKPGGIGGISGSWVGKAAAAAAAGVGGRGGRSQAKAPPNLSLTEEQREKLRQWNALDWHLYKAFNQTFWEEIDKFGHAQMEQEVALLRIRREELARVCLRDGGKPVEAHRIRDKNIRPFQSGLVKILGYELQPGLDNATRTACLRMIRPEIQYKDVLDAKQFPRAAAVLAQPGQQSQGSIAAAGGSFLRKDSSRTGERLMGAEAGGRTVEEGERDWDGSRFVRSNHTLIRGKEKGRLR, via the exons CAGTGTCCAGCCGGCTGCTCACTCCATTTTCTCGTCCCCTGATGCGCAGGGGCCCTCTCTGGGCTCCTGTCAGCCCCACACCCACATTATGTTCTTGAAGACCCACAAGACGGCCAGCAGCACCGTGCTCAACATGCTGTACCGCTACGGAGAGGAGCATGACCTCCGCTTCGCCCTGCCTCTGGGCTACCAGCTAGGCTACCCACTGCCCTTCAACGCTCACAGGGTCAAAGGTTACCGAGGTCCCAGGGCTGTAGAGTTCCACATCATGGGCAATCATATGAGATTTAATAAGCTAGAG GTGGAGAAAGTGATGCCTGCAGACACATTTTACTTCTCTATCATCAGGGACCCGGTCGCCCTGGCTGAGTCCTCCTTTGCTTATTACAAAGAGGTAGCGCCTGCCTTTCGGAAAGCCAAAGGCTTGGGTGACTTTGCTGACGACCCTAAGAAATACTATGATCCTCGTCTCCGCAACAACCACTACGCCCGCAACCTACTGTGGTTTGACTTTGGCATGGACCACAATGCTAATTTCTCTCTGGCACTGGCTCAGCGTGGCAAGGCCATGATCCATCGGGCCTTTAAGCTGATTTTAGTGTCTGAGTACTTTGACCAGTCCATGATCCTGCTGAGACATGCCCTCTGCTGGCCGCTGGATGCTGTCGTCTCTTTCAGCCTCAACGCTCGGCAGCAGAAGCCCGGCGGCATTGGGGGGATAAGTGGGAGCTGGGTgggcaaagcagcagcagcagcagcagctggtgttgGTGGTAGAGGGGGACGTTCACAAGCCAAGGCGCCGCCCAATTTGTCACTAACAGAAGAACAGCGGGAGAAACTGCGGCAATGGAATGCCTTAGACTGGCACTTGTACAAAGCCTTCAACCAGACCTTCTGGGAGGAAATTGACAAGTTTGGTCATGCCCAGATGGAGCAGGAAGTAGCTCTTCTCAGGATACGTCGGGAAGAACTTGCCCGGGTCTGTCTCAGGGATGGTGGGAAACCTGTGGAGGCACACCGGATCCGAGACAAAAACATCCGGCCATTCCAGAGTGGGTTAGTGAAGATTCTCGGCTACGAGCTCCAACCAGGGTTGGACAATGCCACCAGGACGGCCTGTCTGAGGATGATCAGACCTGAGATCCAATATAAAGACGTGCTGGATGCTAAGCAGTTCCCACGGGCTGCAGCGGTCCTAGCCCAGCCAGGGCAACAGAGCCAGGGCTCGATCGCAGCAGCCGGTGGCTCTTTTTTAAGAAAAGACTCGTCCAGGACAGGAGAGAGGCTGATGGGAGCAGAGGCAGGGGGgaggacagtggaggagggggagagagactgGGACGGAAGCCGTTTTGTCAGGAGCAACCACACTTTGATAcgagggaaagagaaaggaaggtTGAGATAG